In Alphaproteobacteria bacterium, one DNA window encodes the following:
- a CDS encoding CDP-alcohol phosphatidyltransferase family protein, which produces MRSILAQLPNALSLARLACAPAMVWAIVAAEHAAAFWIFLSAGLSDALDGFLAKRLNLRSVLGAYLDPIADKALLVTTYVVLAAYGFLPVWLVALVAFRDVVIVGGALLVRIVTNSLQMQPMMISKINTAAQIALAVWVLAELAFGFHQTPALRVAIYGVAATTVLSGAAYVVTWWRRVGAWDDTMAGRSSDGDA; this is translated from the coding sequence ATGCGCAGCATCCTCGCGCAACTGCCCAACGCGCTCAGCCTGGCGCGGCTGGCCTGTGCACCGGCGATGGTCTGGGCGATCGTCGCCGCCGAGCACGCCGCGGCGTTCTGGATCTTCCTGTCGGCCGGCCTCTCCGATGCGCTCGACGGCTTCCTCGCCAAGCGTTTGAACCTCCGCAGCGTGCTGGGCGCCTATCTTGACCCGATCGCCGACAAGGCGCTGCTGGTGACGACCTACGTCGTGCTGGCGGCCTACGGCTTCCTGCCGGTATGGCTGGTCGCGCTCGTCGCTTTCCGCGACGTCGTGATCGTCGGCGGAGCCCTGCTCGTGCGCATCGTGACGAACAGTCTGCAGATGCAGCCGATGATGATCAGCAAGATCAACACCGCCGCGCAGATCGCGCTCGCCGTCTGGGTGCTGGCCGAACTCGCTTTCGGATTTCACCAGACGCCGGCGCTCAGGGTGGCGATTTACGGCGTGGCGGCGACGACGGTCCTGTCGGGCGCCGCCTATGTGGTGACATGGTGGCGGCGCGTCGGGGCGTGGGACGACA